The following are encoded in a window of Streptococcus pasteurianus genomic DNA:
- the ffh gene encoding signal recognition particle protein has translation MAFESLTERLQGVFKNIRGKKKLSEKDVQEVTKEIRLALLEADVALPVVKTFIKRVRERAVGHEIIDTLDPTQQIVKIVNEELTEILGSETAELEKSPKIPTIIMMVGLQGAGKTTFAGKLANKLIKDENARPLMIAADIYRPAAIDQLKTLGSQINVPVFDMGTDHSAVEIVTNGLAQAKENHNDYVIIDTAGRLQIDEKLMEELRDVKALANPNEILLVVDSMIGQEAANVADEFNKQLDITGVVLTKIDGDTRGGAALSIREITSKPIKFTGTGEKITDIETFHPDRMSSRILGMGDLLTLIEKASQEYDEKKSLELAEKMRENTFDFNDFIDQLDQVQNMGPMEDLLKMIPGMANNPALKNFKVDEKAVARKRAIVSSMTPEERENPDLLNPSRRRRIAAGSGNSFVEVNKFIKDFNQAKQMMQGVMSGDMEKAMKKMGINPNNLPKNMPNGMDMSSLEGMMGGNGMPDLSALGGGDMDLSQMMGGGLKGKVGEFAMKQSMKRMANKMKKAKKKRRK, from the coding sequence ATGGCTTTTGAAAGTTTGACAGAACGCCTGCAAGGGGTGTTTAAAAATATTCGCGGAAAGAAGAAGTTGTCTGAAAAAGACGTCCAAGAAGTCACAAAAGAAATTCGTCTGGCATTGCTTGAAGCTGACGTTGCTTTGCCAGTTGTTAAGACTTTCATCAAGCGCGTGCGTGAACGTGCAGTTGGTCATGAAATCATTGATACACTTGACCCAACACAACAAATCGTTAAGATTGTTAACGAAGAATTGACTGAAATTCTTGGTTCTGAAACAGCTGAACTTGAAAAATCACCTAAAATTCCAACAATTATTATGATGGTCGGTCTCCAAGGTGCTGGTAAAACAACATTTGCAGGGAAATTAGCTAACAAGCTGATTAAAGATGAAAATGCACGTCCGTTGATGATTGCTGCCGATATTTACCGCCCAGCGGCTATCGACCAATTAAAAACACTTGGTAGTCAAATCAATGTGCCAGTTTTTGACATGGGAACTGACCACTCAGCTGTTGAAATCGTGACAAATGGTTTGGCACAAGCCAAAGAAAATCACAACGATTACGTTATCATTGATACGGCTGGTCGTTTGCAAATTGACGAAAAACTCATGGAAGAACTCCGTGATGTTAAAGCTTTAGCAAATCCAAATGAAATTCTTTTGGTTGTTGATAGTATGATTGGTCAAGAAGCTGCCAACGTCGCTGACGAATTCAACAAGCAATTGGACATCACAGGGGTTGTTTTAACTAAGATTGATGGTGATACACGTGGTGGTGCTGCGCTTTCAATCCGCGAAATCACTAGTAAACCAATCAAATTCACTGGTACTGGTGAAAAAATTACGGACATCGAAACTTTCCACCCAGACCGCATGTCTAGCCGTATTCTTGGCATGGGTGATTTGCTGACATTGATTGAAAAAGCCAGCCAAGAATATGACGAGAAAAAATCATTGGAACTCGCAGAAAAAATGCGTGAAAATACCTTTGATTTCAACGATTTCATCGACCAATTAGACCAAGTTCAAAACATGGGACCTATGGAAGATTTGCTTAAAATGATTCCTGGTATGGCAAACAACCCAGCGCTAAAAAACTTTAAAGTTGATGAAAAAGCTGTCGCTCGTAAACGTGCTATCGTGTCATCAATGACACCAGAAGAACGTGAAAATCCTGATTTGCTCAACCCAAGCCGCCGTCGCCGTATTGCTGCAGGTTCAGGAAATAGTTTCGTTGAAGTCAATAAATTCATTAAAGATTTCAACCAAGCAAAACAAATGATGCAAGGTGTTATGTCTGGTGACATGGAAAAAGCAATGAAGAAAATGGGAATCAACCCAAATAATCTCCCTAAAAATATGCCAAACGGTATGGATATGTCGTCACTTGAAGGCATGATGGGCGGTAATGGTATGCCAGACCTTTCAGCACTTGGTGGCGGAGATATGGATCTTAGCCAAATGATGGGCGGCGGTCTAAAAGGGAAAGTCGGCGAATTTGCGATGAAGCAATCAATGAAACGCATGGCAAATAAAATGAAAAAAGCGAAGAAAAAACGCCGTAAATAA
- the xerS gene encoding tyrosine recombinase XerS, translated as MKREKLLEKIDELKEIMPWYVLDYYQSKLSVPYSFTTLYEYLKEYRRFFEWLLDSGISDVTKIADVELTTLEHLSKKDMESFILYLRERPSLNTYSTKQGVSQTTINRTLSALSSLFKYLTEEVEDENGEPYFYRNVMKKIATKKKKETLAARAENIKGKLFLGDETMAFIDYIDTEYQNKLSHRALSSFQKNKERDLALIALLLASGVRLSEAVNLDLKDLNLNMMVIEVTRKGGKRDSVNVANFAKPYLEAYLQIRAPRYKAEKQDQALFLTEYRGVPNRIDASSVEKLVAKYSQDFKVRVTPHKLRHTLATRLYDATKSQVLVSHQLGHASTQVTDLYTHIVNDEQKNALDKL; from the coding sequence ATGAAACGTGAAAAATTACTTGAAAAAATTGATGAACTTAAAGAAATAATGCCTTGGTACGTCTTGGACTATTACCAATCAAAACTTTCAGTTCCTTATAGCTTCACAACTTTATATGAATACTTAAAAGAATATCGCCGATTTTTCGAATGGCTTTTGGATTCTGGAATTTCAGATGTTACTAAAATTGCTGATGTTGAGTTAACAACCCTGGAACATCTTTCTAAAAAAGACATGGAATCATTCATCCTTTATCTGCGTGAACGTCCTTCTTTGAACACTTATTCAACAAAACAAGGTGTCTCACAAACAACGATTAATCGGACGTTATCAGCACTTTCAAGCCTGTTTAAATACCTAACAGAAGAGGTCGAAGATGAAAATGGTGAGCCCTACTTCTATCGAAATGTCATGAAAAAAATCGCTACTAAGAAGAAAAAAGAAACGCTGGCAGCTCGAGCTGAAAATATAAAAGGCAAACTTTTCCTAGGTGACGAGACCATGGCATTTATCGACTATATCGATACAGAGTATCAAAATAAGCTCTCTCACCGCGCCCTCTCCTCCTTCCAAAAGAATAAGGAGCGTGATTTAGCGCTTATTGCTCTTCTGCTTGCCTCTGGTGTCCGTCTTTCAGAAGCTGTTAATCTTGATTTGAAAGACTTAAACCTTAATATGATGGTTATCGAAGTCACTCGTAAAGGTGGAAAACGTGATTCTGTCAATGTTGCTAACTTTGCTAAGCCTTATTTAGAAGCTTATTTACAAATCAGAGCGCCTCGCTATAAGGCGGAAAAACAAGACCAAGCTCTCTTTTTAACAGAATATCGCGGTGTTCCTAACCGTATTGATGCTTCAAGCGTTGAAAAGTTAGTTGCTAAATATTCTCAAGATTTCAAAGTTCGTGTAACACCCCATAAACTGCGCCACACACTTGCAACACGTCTTTACGATGCTACTAAATCACAAGTCCTAGTTAGCCACCAATTAGGACATGCCAGCACACAAGTTACCGACTTATACACCCATATCGTCAACGACGAACAAAAAAACGCTTTAGATAAGCTTTAA
- a CDS encoding LexA family transcriptional regulator, with amino-acid sequence MFSGEKLKNIREEKGYSQAEVAKLLNISRVSYFNWENGKTKPNQKNLNLLSRLLDVEETYFVSEYHIVDTYFKLNQDNRHKLENYADDLLKEQEKIVQLPKYYAYKVFEKLSAGTGYSYFGDGNYDTVFYDEQLDHDFASWVFGDSMEPTYLNGEVVLIKQTGFDYDGAIYAVDWDGQTYIKKVYREEDGLRLVSLNKHYADKFAPYDENPQIIGKIVGNFMPLEV; translated from the coding sequence ATGTTTTCTGGAGAAAAGTTAAAAAATATTAGAGAAGAAAAAGGTTACTCACAGGCAGAAGTAGCTAAATTACTTAATATTTCTAGAGTTTCCTACTTTAATTGGGAAAATGGCAAAACAAAGCCAAATCAAAAAAATCTTAACCTCTTGAGTCGGTTGCTCGATGTCGAGGAAACTTATTTTGTATCTGAATATCACATTGTTGATACCTATTTCAAACTCAATCAAGACAATCGTCACAAACTCGAAAATTATGCTGACGATTTACTCAAAGAGCAAGAAAAAATAGTTCAGTTGCCTAAATATTATGCTTACAAGGTTTTTGAAAAATTATCTGCAGGTACTGGATATTCTTATTTTGGTGACGGTAATTATGATACTGTTTTTTATGATGAACAACTTGACCATGACTTTGCTTCATGGGTCTTTGGGGATTCAATGGAACCAACTTATTTAAATGGTGAGGTTGTCTTGATTAAGCAAACAGGTTTTGATTATGACGGTGCTATCTATGCTGTTGATTGGGATGGGCAAACTTATATTAAGAAAGTTTATCGAGAAGAGGACGGACTTCGTTTAGTCTCACTCAACAAACACTACGCCGATAAATTCGCGCCTTATGATGAAAATCCTCAAATCATTGGTAAGATTGTCGGCAATTTCATGCCACTTGAAGTTTAG
- a CDS encoding putative DNA-binding protein has translation MEIEKTNRMNALFEFYAALLTDKQMNYIELYYADDYSLAEIAEEFGVSRQAVYDNIKRTEKILEAYEMKLHMYSDYIVRSQIFDDILEKYPDDEFLKERISVLSSIDNRD, from the coding sequence ATGGAAATTGAAAAAACCAATCGTATGAATGCTCTTTTTGAGTTCTATGCTGCTTTGTTAACGGATAAGCAGATGAATTATATTGAACTATATTATGCGGATGATTATAGTTTGGCAGAAATCGCTGAAGAATTCGGTGTGAGCCGTCAAGCAGTCTATGATAACATTAAACGAACAGAAAAAATTTTAGAAGCTTACGAGATGAAGTTGCACATGTATTCGGACTATATTGTTCGGAGCCAAATTTTTGACGATATTTTAGAAAAATATCCTGATGATGAATTTTTGAAAGAGAGAATTTCCGTTTTGAGTAGTATTGATAATCGTGATTAA
- a CDS encoding NADP-dependent oxidoreductase has protein sequence MKAMQLTTYDKNNITLDLVQVEKPEINARQVLLKVTAAGVNPLDNMISRGEVKLIVPYKIPLIPGNEVVGIVEAIGEQVSGFEEGERVYARLPLDSIGAFAEYVAVDYSALAKVPDYLSDIEAAAVPLTALTVFQAFELMQVKRGKTIFISGGTGGLGAMAIPLAKARGLTVITSGNAANEQRVLDLGADRFINYQTDDYSKLLSNVDYVLDTLGGKETEKQMTILKKGGQIVSLKGMPNRAFAKRMEFSKWKQLLFGLAGHSFDKLATKYGVIYHFIFVEANGRQLQEISNILAERKLRPSIDTVYSLDAINSALDKVANGHSRGKTVIQF, from the coding sequence ATGAAAGCAATGCAATTAACAACATATGACAAAAATAATATTACACTTGATCTTGTTCAGGTTGAAAAACCTGAAATTAATGCCAGACAAGTGTTACTTAAAGTTACCGCAGCTGGTGTTAATCCACTCGATAATATGATCTCTCGTGGTGAAGTAAAACTAATCGTTCCCTATAAAATTCCTTTGATTCCTGGTAATGAAGTTGTTGGGATAGTAGAAGCAATTGGTGAACAAGTATCAGGTTTTGAAGAAGGTGAACGTGTTTATGCTAGATTGCCATTGGATAGTATTGGAGCTTTTGCTGAATATGTAGCTGTTGACTACTCAGCCTTAGCTAAAGTTCCAGATTATTTAAGCGATATTGAAGCGGCAGCTGTTCCTCTCACAGCATTGACAGTTTTTCAAGCATTTGAGTTAATGCAGGTTAAAAGAGGTAAAACAATTTTTATTTCAGGTGGTACTGGAGGGCTTGGTGCCATGGCGATTCCCTTGGCTAAAGCTAGGGGGTTAACTGTTATTACGAGTGGTAATGCAGCTAATGAGCAGCGTGTGCTAGATCTTGGGGCTGATCGTTTTATTAATTATCAAACAGACGATTATAGTAAATTGCTTTCGAATGTTGACTATGTTTTAGATACTTTAGGTGGAAAAGAGACAGAAAAACAAATGACCATCTTAAAAAAAGGCGGACAGATAGTTTCGTTGAAAGGAATGCCTAATAGAGCTTTTGCGAAGCGCATGGAATTTTCAAAATGGAAACAATTATTGTTTGGATTAGCAGGTCATTCATTTGATAAACTTGCGACTAAATATGGTGTTATTTATCATTTTATTTTTGTTGAAGCGAATGGTAGACAACTTCAAGAGATATCAAATATTTTAGCAGAACGCAAACTTAGACCTTCAATTGATACAGTATATTCTTTAGATGCTATCAATAGTGCACTCGATAAAGTCGCTAATGGTCATTCACGTGGAAAGACAGTCATTCAATTTTAG